One stretch of Microtus ochrogaster isolate Prairie Vole_2 unplaced genomic scaffold, MicOch1.0 UNK23, whole genome shotgun sequence DNA includes these proteins:
- the LOC101981056 gene encoding tripartite motif-containing protein 75-like, whose translation MWAEEEGLSVPGLGMTEMCDISQNQGNPGDNSGTTAVSRRELQDNRVSLSLQGTPEPSVRRKPIKVQTFIPSLMSQALKLTKLQAETKCNICLDGLQDPVPTECDHNFCQSCLKSFCADPQGGFSCVVCRQSCQVKNLTSNVQVGSMVEMAQQHQSETNRNNSQETSASCEQHNQILTFFCEDDLQLLCDQCIGPGSHNGHQVTPIAEAASQNSEKFYGFIKSIKRKIKEIQDLKDLQSERIRALRKNTEAQKQELTSEFERLSRFLDGEQQKAFSRLKDKEKDLKQKLSENIAALEHFIPTANSLRSDAEKNRQLSDLEMLSTVKDFYQKLVSLPPPAIFPAHIRREAYNFPPQYSALQKLIQRFTVQVTLDPETAHLNLLVSEDKKCVTLLKKKQGLPRSSKRFIRSRVVLGIPNFNSGRHYWEVEVGKKSEWAIGICKANLSPGARRSSSAPEKCWRILWQGDCFVVSGPADPNSKLKVTIPRNIGVFLDYELGEVSFYSMPETSHIYTFRDTFTEPVCPYFYLRLHSEPLRLCSASDGGRKPTGGLNSDI comes from the exons AtgtgggcagaggaggaagggctcAGTGTTCCAGGCTTGGGAATGACTGAGATGTGTGACATCAGTCAGAACCAG GGTAACCCAGGTGACAACAGTGGGACAACAGCGGTTTCAAGGAGGGAACTGCAGGACAATCGAGTCAGCTTGTCTCTGCAGGGCACCCCAGAGCCAAGTGTCAGAAGAAAGCCCATCAAGGTCCAGACCTTTATTCCCAGCCTGATGTCACAGGCATTGAAATTGACCAAACTCCAGGCAGAGACCAAATGTAACATCTGTCTGGATGGCCTGCAAGACCCAGTCCCCACAGAATGTGACCACAACTTCTGTCAATCCTGCCTCAAATCCTTCTGTGCAGATCCACAGGGCGGGTTCTCCTGTGTTGTCTGTCGACAGTCATGTCAAGTGAAGAATCTCACATCCAATGTCCAGGTTGGGAGCATGGTTGAAATGGCCCAGCAGCACCAAAGCGAGACGAACAGGAACAACAGTCAGGAGACCAGTGCTAGCTGTGAGCAGCACAACCAGATCCTGACCTTCTTCTGTGAGGATGACTTGCAGCTGCTGTGTGACCAGTGCATCGGGCCTGGGAGCCACAACGGCCATCAGGTGACCCCCATTGCAGAGGCTGCCTCTCAGAACAGCGAaaagttttatggttttattaAGTCTATCAAGAGGAAGATAAAAGAGATTCAAGACTTAAAAGACCTTCAAAGTGAAAGAATCAGGGCCTTGAGAAAGAACACGGAAGCCCAGAAGCAAGAACTGACTTCGGAATTTGAGAGACTAAGCCGGTTTTTAGATGGAGAACAGCAGAAAGCTTTCTCCAGGCTAAAGGACAAGGAGAAGGATCTCAAGCAGAAACTGAGTGAAAACATAGCAGCTTTAGAACACTTTATTCCCACAGCCAACAGTTTGAGGAGCGATGCGGAGAAGAACAGACAGCTCTCAGATCTAGAAATGCTGTCGACAGTCAAGGATTTCTACCAGAAACTTGTGAGTCTTCCTCCCCCAGCCATTTTCCCAGCTCATATAAGAAGAGAAGCCTACAACTTTCCTCCTCAGTATTCAGCTCTACAGAAACTGATACAGCGATTTACAGTTCAGGTAACTCTAGACCCAGAAACAGCCCATTTAAACCTGCTTGTGTCTGAGGATAAAAAATGTGTCACattgttaaagaaaaaacaaggtcTTCCACGTTCTTCAAAAAGGTTTATCAGGAGTCGTGTTGTGTTGGGGATTCCAAATTTTAATTCGGGGAGACATtactgggaggtagaggtgggaaaGAAGTCTGAGTGGGCTATTGGTATCTGCAAAGCCAATCTGTCCCCTGGGGCAAGGCGGTCCTCCTCTGCCCCTGAGAAATGCTGGAGGATCCTCTGGCAGGGTGACTGCTTTGTGGTCTCAGGACCTGCTGACCCAAACTCTAAGCTGAAGGTCACAATACCCAGAAACATTGGTGTTTTCCTGGACTATGAGCTGGGAGAGGTCTCCTTCTATAGCATGCCTGAGACATCTCACATCTATACTTTCAGAGACACTTTCACTGAGCCTGTTTGCCCTTATTTCTACCTGAGACTTCATTCAGAACCTCTTAGGCTGTGTTCTGCCTCAGATGGTGGGCGAAAACCCACAGGTGGTCTTAACTCTGACATTTAG